The sequence GAGTTGGACGAGGTGTCCGAGGCGCCGTTGGGGCGTCCGGTCGCCAATGACGAGATCGGAGCATGACGATGGCGGGTTTCGGTGAGCCGGGAGTCGAGGCGGTCGACGCCGCGGGGCTGACCGTCGGGGTCGTTGCCGCCCGCTGGCACGGCGAGCTGACCGACCACATGCTGGAGCGTGCGGTGGCCGCCGCCGAGGCGTGCGGCGCTCGTTCCGTCGTCGCCCGGGTCGCCGGGTCGGTCGAGCTGCCGGTGGTCGCGCAGGCCCTCGCCCGCCGCTGCGACGTGGTGGTCGCCCTCGGCGTGGTGGTCCGCGGGTCCACCGCCCACTTCGACTACGTCTGCCGTTCGGTCACCGATGGGCTGACCCGGGTGGCGTTGGACGAGGGCAAGCCGGTGGCGCACGGAGTGTTGACAGTGGAGACCATCGAGCAGGCCCGCGACCGCGCCGGTCTGCCCGGCTCGGCGGAGGACAAGGGCTGGGCGGCCACCGTCGCGGCGCTCGACGCCGCGCTGGCCGTGCGGACCGTGGCGGCGGGCAACGCCCAGCGGGTCGGCTTCGGCGGCTGACGCCTCCGCCGACCCTCGCTCAGAGCCGACCGGCCTCGATGATCCGGCGCAGGAACTGCCGGGTACGAGGCTGCGTCGGCTCGCCGAGCACCTGCTCGGGCGGGCCGCTCTCGACGACCCGCCCGGCGTCGAGGAAACACACCTCGTCGGCGACCTCCCGGGCGAAACCCATCTCGTGGGTGGCCAGCACCATGGTCATCCCGTCGGCCTTCAGGTCGCGGATCATCGCCAGCACCTCGCCGACCAGCTCCGGGTCCAGCGCGGAGGTGACCTCGTCGAGCAGCATCAGTCGGGGTGAGTTGGCCAGCGCCCGGACGATCGCCACCCGCTGCTGCTGACCGCCGGAGAGCCGGTCCGGATAGGCGTCCGCCTTGGCGCCCAGTCCCACCCGGTCGAGCAGCTCCCGGGCCTGCGCCTCGGCCTCCGCCCGGCCCCGCCCGTGTACGCGGCGCGGCGCGAGGGTGATGTTGTCCAACACGCTCAGGTGCGGAAAGAGGTTGTACGCCTGGAACACCATGCCGATCCGCCGCCGGACCCGGTCCGGGTCCACCCGGGGGTCGGAGATGTCCTCCCCGTCCAACTCGATGGTGCCGTCGTCGAGGTCGTCCAGCAGGTTGACGCAGCGCAGCAGTGTCGACTTACCGGACCCGGACGCGCCGATCAGAGCCACCACCTGGTGCTCGGCGACGGTCAGATCGAGCTGGTCGAGCACGACGTGCCCGCCGAACTCCTTGCGCAGCCCTCGACAGCGCAACAACGCCACGGCTCAGCCTCCCGACTGTCGGCGGGCCGCGCGCAGCGTCACCCAGTCGGTGACCGCGATCAGCGGGATCGCGAGCAGCACGAAGAGCACCCCCGCCACGATGTACGGCGTGTAGTTGAAGGTCTGGGCGGTGGCGATCTGGGCGGCGCGGACCGCGTCGATCGGCCCCGCGAGCGAGACCAGCCCGACGTCCTTCTGCAACGCCACCACGTCGTTGAGCAGGGGAGGCGCCACCCGGCGGACGGCCTGCGGCAGGACCACGTGCCGCATCGTCTGCCGGTAGGTCAGGCCCAACGAGCGGGCCGCCGCGAGTTGGCTGGAGTGCACCGACTCGATGCCGGCCCGGAACACCTCGGCGAGGTAGCCGCCGTAGGTGAGGACCAACGCGATCCCACCCAGCACCAGCACCGGCGGCATGCCCTGCAACCGCAGCCCCGGCACGCCGAGGGTGAGCAGGTAGAGCACGATGATCAGTGGTAGGCCGCGGAAGGTGTAGGTGTAGCCGGCGGCCAGCGCGCGGACCGGGAAGAAGACCGGCCCGCGCAGCGTCCGCAGCACGGCGATCACCAGCCCGAGCAGCAGCGCGCCGATCGCACAGCACACCAGCAGCCGTACGTTGAGCCAGAGCCCGCTCAGCACCGTCGGCAGCGCGTCGCGGGCGATCTCCGGATCCAGGAACGACAGTCGGACCCGGTCCCAGCCCGGCGCTCCGGTCACCGCGATCACCAGCAGGGTGCCGAGCGCCGCCGTCGAGGCCGCCGCGACCACCACGCTGTAGACGGTCTGCCGACGCCGGTACGCCGAGCGCCGCAGCTGCGCCTCGGACGGCACATGATCCAGAAGCGTCACCGCAGCTCGGCCGCCCCCGCCACCTGGGCGAGCCACTTCTGCTCCAGCTGCTTCAGCGTGCCCGCCGTGGCGAGTTGACCGACCGCCCCGCTCACGCAGGACGTCAGTGGGGAGTTCTTGTCCAGCAGCAACCCGAACGCCTCGGGCGTACCGACCTGCGGCACCTGCCCGACGATCGTCGCGTCGGTGATCTCCGCGCCGGTGATGTAGAAGGCGGTCGGCAGGTCCACCACGATGCCGTCGAGCTGCCCGTTCTGGAGCGCCTTCTTGGCGTCGTCGTTGCTGTTGTAGACCTGCGGCTTGGCGGTCGGCTTGATCACCTCGGTGATCGCCTGGTAGCTGGTGGTGCCGACCTGCGCGCCGAGCCGGGCGTCGCGGAGCTCGGCCAGCGACGTCCTGTTGGCGATCTTCGAGGACTTCAGCGCGATGACTGTCTGCCGCACCAGGTAGTACGGCGCGGAGAAGTCGACCGCCTGCTTGCGCTCCTCCGTGATGGAGAACTGGTTGATGTCGAAGTCGAAGTCCTTCGGCCCCGGCGCGATCGCGGTGTCGAACTTGACCCGGGTCCAGGTGACGTCGGCGCGGGCGTAACCGAGCTTCTCGGCCACCGCGTACGCGACGGCGGACTCGAAGCCCTCACCGTTGTCCGGTGTGTCGTCGGAGAACCACGGCTCGTACGCGGGCTGGTCGGTGGCGATGGTCAGCTTGCCCGGCGTACGCGTGGGCAGGCTGTCCTTGGCGCAGGACGCCGCTGCGGTGACAGTGGGGGTGGGATTCTCGTCCTGCGGCGCGCATCCGGCGGTCGCTACGACGACGGCGCCGGCGACTGTGAGCGCGAGGAGACGTGAGCTGCTGGCCATGGCGGACAGCGTAGAGCTCCACGGGCATCGATCGACAATTGTCCCACCATGTTGATAGGGAATTGTCCGCTTGCTGGATTCCGGCGGACCCGGACGCGGGGCGTCGCCCGGGTGGCTGGAAGAATCGTTCCTCGTGAAGACGTTCGAGGAGTTGTTCGCCGAGCTGCAGGCCAAGGCCGCCGCCGGCACCCCGGGCTCGGGCACCGTCGCCGCGCTGGACAAGGGCGTGCACTTCATCGGCAAGAAGGTCGTCGAAGAGGCGGCCGAGTCGTGGATGGCCGCCGAGCACGAGGGGCCGGAGCGCACCGCCGAGGAGATCTCCCAGCTGCTCTACCAGGTCCAGGTGCTGATGCTCGCCAGTGGTCTCGAGCTCAAGGACGTCTACCGACATCTGTGAGTGCCCCCCACCCCGTTGATCGCCATCCGGATCGAAGGAGCACTCCGTCATGCTGCGTGTCGCCATTCCCAACAAGGGCACCCTGGCCGAACCGGCCGCCCAGAT comes from Micromonospora vinacea and encodes:
- a CDS encoding phosphoribosyl-ATP diphosphatase gives rise to the protein MKTFEELFAELQAKAAAGTPGSGTVAALDKGVHFIGKKVVEEAAESWMAAEHEGPERTAEEISQLLYQVQVLMLASGLELKDVYRHL
- the ribH gene encoding 6,7-dimethyl-8-ribityllumazine synthase, whose translation is MAGFGEPGVEAVDAAGLTVGVVAARWHGELTDHMLERAVAAAEACGARSVVARVAGSVELPVVAQALARRCDVVVALGVVVRGSTAHFDYVCRSVTDGLTRVALDEGKPVAHGVLTVETIEQARDRAGLPGSAEDKGWAATVAALDAALAVRTVAAGNAQRVGFGG
- a CDS encoding amino acid ABC transporter ATP-binding protein — its product is MALLRCRGLRKEFGGHVVLDQLDLTVAEHQVVALIGASGSGKSTLLRCVNLLDDLDDGTIELDGEDISDPRVDPDRVRRRIGMVFQAYNLFPHLSVLDNITLAPRRVHGRGRAEAEAQARELLDRVGLGAKADAYPDRLSGGQQQRVAIVRALANSPRLMLLDEVTSALDPELVGEVLAMIRDLKADGMTMVLATHEMGFAREVADEVCFLDAGRVVESGPPEQVLGEPTQPRTRQFLRRIIEAGRL
- a CDS encoding amino acid ABC transporter permease — its product is MTLLDHVPSEAQLRRSAYRRRQTVYSVVVAAASTAALGTLLVIAVTGAPGWDRVRLSFLDPEIARDALPTVLSGLWLNVRLLVCCAIGALLLGLVIAVLRTLRGPVFFPVRALAAGYTYTFRGLPLIIVLYLLTLGVPGLRLQGMPPVLVLGGIALVLTYGGYLAEVFRAGIESVHSSQLAAARSLGLTYRQTMRHVVLPQAVRRVAPPLLNDVVALQKDVGLVSLAGPIDAVRAAQIATAQTFNYTPYIVAGVLFVLLAIPLIAVTDWVTLRAARRQSGG
- a CDS encoding ABC transporter substrate-binding protein codes for the protein MASSSRLLALTVAGAVVVATAGCAPQDENPTPTVTAAASCAKDSLPTRTPGKLTIATDQPAYEPWFSDDTPDNGEGFESAVAYAVAEKLGYARADVTWTRVKFDTAIAPGPKDFDFDINQFSITEERKQAVDFSAPYYLVRQTVIALKSSKIANRTSLAELRDARLGAQVGTTSYQAITEVIKPTAKPQVYNSNDDAKKALQNGQLDGIVVDLPTAFYITGAEITDATIVGQVPQVGTPEAFGLLLDKNSPLTSCVSGAVGQLATAGTLKQLEQKWLAQVAGAAELR